A genomic window from Glycine max cultivar Williams 82 chromosome 17, Glycine_max_v4.0, whole genome shotgun sequence includes:
- the LOC100818172 gene encoding uncharacterized protein isoform X1, whose protein sequence is MAANSGTKYVSVNLNKSYGQHSSARTPRPSAGAAAAPPSSRPRSSHKAGPKLSVPPPLNLPSLRKEHEQFDSLGSGGGPAGPGGSGSGPRPSSSGLGWTKPVAEDVSLPVVKPAAAAAAVPVSSAVLRGEDFPSLRATLVPVPGSNQKIQENQNSIQNLNLNLNQKQKHSLGDENVFIEEKNEGSLVTDQFSVPRRVNVAGGGDDGRGSRVVNPKYGGGVGRKQEEYFPGPLPLVRLNPRSDWADDERDTGHGLSREGRDHGFPKGEVFWDFDIPRVGGLPHKHEKRGLLRGNEVVKALNSEVEAYDRMGPEGNSWRSSNLSFPKDAGNERNGVGVRSSSGSKDVGKDSNKYVPSPFRDDDAGKRDFVRRDGQGGKQQPWNNVVEPYGDRHREQLNRNRADSVQSSVSRSAFSMGGKGLPVNDPLLNFGREKRALPKSEKGFLEDPFMKDFGGSSFDGRDLLGGLVGVVKKKKDVLKQTDFHDPVRESFEAELERVQRMQEQERQRIIEEQERALELARREEEERLRQAREQEERQRRLEEEAREAAWRAEQERIEALRKAEEQRLAREEEKQRMVLEEERRKQAAKQKLLELEQRIARRQAEASKSGSNAPVVVEEKMPAILNEKEASRATDVGDWEDSERMVDRILTSASSDSSSVNRALEMGSRSHFSRDLSSTFGDRGKPVNSWRRDGYENWNSSTFYPQDQENSHNSPRRDLSIGGKPFMRKDYNGGAGFVSSRPYYKGGISEPHLDEYAHVKPQRWNQSADGDNLSRNTEIDSDFHENYFERFGDGWTQGRSRGNPFPQFPERTYPNSESEGPYALGRSRYSVRQPRVLPPPSLGSVHRTYKNENEHPGPSAFLENEMHYNQATRSDSTLPTGYDNGNRGQPEVVDARQETTENEDHKVESTPRCDSQSSLSVSSPPSSPTHLSHDDLDDSGDSPTILTSEGSKNDPLTAPDNESIATPAGNENVVTPCAVSSGDDDEWTTENNEQFQEQEEYEDEDYQEEDEVHEGDDHAQLNQDFEDMHLQEKGLPHLMDNLVLGFDEGVQVGMPNEKFERTSKDEETTFVAQQASGISLEECVSYDNASDDDKALQPVNDTKVNLNSTSSVFQESEKPAQDLVIQPSNSLSPVVSESLGNVEASNGLLTHHSTLSSVTVAPHYSSSGQAVSSNVPNAPSQAEVPIKLQFGLFSGPSLIPSPVPAIQIGSIQMPLHLHPQVGAPLSHMHPSQPPLFQFGQLRYTSPISQGIMPLGPQSMSFVQPNIPSSFSYNRNPGGQMPVQNAPETSDSFIKNEIRHHSVDSQPGNSRNLSQGSLPSENAENIAGIKQGRIESSHVHNNSSRTSTSFQLDKRGNQNVVGKRSNISSSAKESEVQPVTRDASYNPVSKENFMESKTQFGGRGKRYVFTVKNSNPRSSGPAPRVNRPDSGGFMRRPRRNMQRTEFRVRENADKRQSTSSVLTDQFGLDNKSNINGRGAGISGRTVPRKAMSNKLGKQTVELATENSQGMDSGSRGEKVDGKESTKTQGFSHSGQSNLKRNLCSEEDVDAPLQSGIIRVFEQPGIEAPSDEDDFIEVRSKRQMLNDRREQREKEIKAKSRVAKAQRRPRSGSQSVVAVANSTKGSIAGVEVANSLHADFVAADVLGMTKMDASSGFNSSLLSQALPPIGTPPPLKIDTQPDLRSQISRSHQTSLPAVSGGEKDPGSGVIFENKNKVLDNVQTSLGSWGNAQISQQVMALTQTQLDEAMKPQQFDSQASVGNMTGAVDEPSLPTSSILTKEKTFSSASSPINSLLAGEKIQFGAVTSPTVLPSSSRVVSHGIGRPRSSRSDMQMSHNLTASDNDCSLFFDKEKHGNESHGHLEDHDAEAEAEAAASAVAVAAISSDEIVGNGLGACSVPASDGKSFVAADIDRVVAGVGCEQQSANQSRSEEPLSVSLPADLSVETPPISLWPPLPSTQNSSGQMISHFPSVPPHFPSGPPSHFPFYEMNPMMGGPVFAFGPHDESASTTQSQPQKSTTSASRPIGSWQQCHSGVESFYGPPTGFTGPFIAPPGGIPGVQGPPHMVVYNHFAPVGQFGQVGLSFMGTTYIPSGKQPDWKHIPTSSAVGAGEGDMNSMNMASSLRNPANMPSPIQHLAPGSPLMPMASPVAMFDVSPFQPSTEMSVQARWPHVPNSQLPLSIPLQQQEGVQTSQFSHVPSVDQPLNAKRFTSSRASTSSDGDRNFPRAADVNVNQLPDELGLVDNSNFTATKTSAQTVVIKTPSVIPITDTVKVDVQNGNSSSSNNNQNASSSFKNQPSQSDHSSGHGNYQRGGVSQRNNSGGEWSHRRVYQGRNQSLGSDKNFSSTKVKQIYVAKQTISGASTVS, encoded by the exons ATGGCAGCCAATTCCGGCACCAAATACGTCTCAGTGAATCTGAACAAGTCCTATGGCCAGCATTCCTCCGCCCGGACGCCGCGCCCTTCCGCCGGAGCCGCCGCGGCTCCGCCGTCGTCGCGGCCTCGCAGCTCGCACAAAGCCGGGCCCAAGCTTTCCGTTCCGCCCCCCTTGAACCTTCCTTCGCTGCGGAAGGAGCATGAGCAGTTCGATTCGCTGGGATCGGGAGGTGGGCCCGCCGGCCCGGGTGGTTCCGGAAGCGGGCCCAGGCCCAGCTCCTCCGGTTTGGGCTGGACCAAGCCCGTCGCTGAGGACGTGTCGCTGCCTGTCGTTAAACCGGCAGCCGCCGCGGCCGCTGTGCCGGTTTCGTCGGCCGTTTTGAGAGGAGAGGATTTTCCTTCTCTGCGGGCCACCTTGGTGCCTGTGCCTGGTTCAAATCAGAAGATCCAGGAGAATCAGAATTCGATTCAGAatctgaatctgaatctgaatcAGAAGCAGAAACATTCTCTGGGTGATGAGAATGTGTTTATTGAGGAGAAGAATGAGGGTTCTTTGGTTACTGATCAGTTTAGTGTTCCTCGCAGAGTGAATGTGGctggtggtggtgatgatggTCGCGGTTCGCGGGTGGTGAACCCGAAGTATGGTGGTGGTGTTGGGAGGAAGCAGGAGGAGTATTTCCCTGGTCCTCTGCCGCTGGTTCGGTTGAACCCACGGTCAGATTGGGCCGATGATGAGCGTGACACAGGGCACGGTTTGAGCAGGGAGGGTAGGGATCATGGTTTTCCCAAGGGGGAAGTTTTTTGGGATTTTGATATTCCTAGGGTTGGTGGTTTGCCTCATAAGCATGAGAAGAGGGGACTATTGAGGGGCAATGAAGTTGTAAAGGCTTTGAACAGTGAAGTGGAGGCTTATGATAGAATGGGGCCCGAAGGGAATTCTTGGAGGAGTTCGAACTTGTCCTTTCCCAAGGATGCTGGAAATGAGAGAAATGGTGTTGGTGTGAGGTCGTCAAGTGGGAGTAAGGATGTGGGGAAGGATAGTAACAAGTATGTTCCGTCGCCATTTAGGGATGATGATGCTGGAAAGAGGGATTTTGTAAGGAGGGATGGTCAGGGTGGGAAACAGCAGCCTTGGAATAATGTGGTGGAACCGTATGGTGATCGGCATCGCGAGCAACTCAACAGGAATAGAGCTGATTCTGTCCAGAGCTCGGTGTCAAGATCAGCTTTCTCGATGGGTGGTAAGGGGCTGCCTGTTAATGATCCTCTGCTTAATTTTGGTAGAGAGAAGCGGGCTTTGCCAAAGAGTGAAAAAGGTTTCTTGGAGGATCCGTTTATGAAAGATTTTGGAGGTTCTAGTTTTGATGGGAGGGATTTGTTGGGTGGTCTTGTTGGGGTGgtcaagaaaaagaaggatgtGCTGAAGCAAACTGATTTCCATGATCCTGTGAGAGAATCCTTTGAGGCGGAGCTTGAAAGGGTTCAGAGGATGCAAGAACAGGAGCGGCAGCGAATCATTGAGGAGCAAGAAAGGGCATTGGAGTTGGCTCGCAGAGAAGAGGAGGAAAGATTAAGGCAGGCTAGAGAACAGGAAGAGAGGCAGAGGAGATTGGAAGAAGAGGCAAGAGAGGCAGCATGGAGAGCTGAACAAGAGAGGATTGAAGCTTTGCGAAAGGCTGAAGAACAGAGGTTAGCTAGGGAAGAAGAGAAACAAAGGATGGTTTTAGAAGAAGAGAGGAGAAAACAAGCTGCTAAGCAGAAGCTTTTAGAATTGGAGCAAAGGATTGCTAGAAGGCAGGCTGAGGCATCCAAAAGTGGCAGTAATGCTCCAGTTGTTGTGGAGGAGAAAATGCCTGCAATATTGAACGAAAAAGAAGCATCAAGGGCTACAGATGTGGGTGATTGGGAGGATAGTGAAAGAATGGTTGACAGGATATTGACTTCAGCATCTTCTGATTCATCAAGTGTGAATAGGGCATTGGAGATGGGCTCTAGGTCTCACTTCTCTAGAGATTTATCTTCCACCTTTGGGGATAGAGGAAAACCAGTAAATTCATGGAGAAGAGATGGATATGAGAATTGGAACAGCTCAACATTTTATCCACAAGACCAGGAGAATAGTCACAACAGTCCCCGCAGAGATTTATCAATTGGTGGAAAGCCATTTATGAGGAAAGACTATAATGGTGGTGCTGGATTTGTGTCTTCAAGGCCTTATTATAAAGGTGGAATTTCAGAGCCTCATTTAGATGAATATGCTCATGTAAAACCACAGAGGTGGAACCAATCTGCAGATGGAGATAATCTAAGCAGAAATACAGAGATTGATTCTGATTttcatgaaaattattttgaaagattTGGTGATGGTTGGACACAGGGCCGTTCCCGTGGCAATCCATTTCCTCAATTCCCTGAGCGTACTTATCCAAATTCTGAGTCAGAGGGACCCTATGCCTTGGGGAGGTCACGGTATTCTGTCAGGCAGCCTCGAGTACTTCCTCCTCCTTCACTAGGTTCTGTTCACAGAActtacaaaaatgaaaatgaacacCCTGGCCCTTCTGCTTTCCTAGAAAATGAGATGCATTATAATCAGGCAACCAGAAGTGACTCTACCCTTCCAACTGGTTATGACAATGGGAACCGTGGACAACCTGAAGTAGTGGATGCCCGGCAAGAGACTACTGAGAATGAGGACCATAAAGTGGAATCCACACCGAGGTGTGATTCTCAGTCTTCACTCTCTGTTTCAAGCCCCCCAAGTTCTCCAACACATCTTTCTCATGATGACTTGGATGACTCTGGAGATTCCCCTACGATATTGACTTCTGAAGGAAGCAAAAATGACCCCCTCACAGCTCCAGATAATGAATCCATTGCAACACCTGCTGGAAATGAAAATGTAGTTACTCCATGTGCTGTCTCTAGTGGGGATGATGATGAATGGACTACTGAGAATAATGAGCAGTTCCAGGAACAAGAAGAATATGAAGATGAAGATTATCAGGAAGAAGATGAAGTGCATGAAGGAGATGATCATGCTCAACTCAACCAGGATTTTGAAGATATGCATTTGCAGGAGAAAGGATTGCCCCACTTGATGGATAACCTAGTATTAGGATTTGATGAGGGTGTCCAGGTTGGGATGCCTAATGAAAAGTTTGAAAGGAcatcaaaagatgaagaaacaaCATTTGTGGCACAACAGGCTTCTGGCATCTCTCTAGAAGAATGTGTATCTTATGATAATGCAAGTGATGATGACAAGGCCCTCCAACCTGTTAATGATACTAAGGTGAATCTTAACAGCACTTCCAGTGTGTTCCAGGAATCCGAGAAGCCAGCTCAAGATCTGGTCATTCAGCCTAGTAATTCTCTTTCCCCTGTGGTGTCTGAGAGTTTAGGTAATGTGGAAGCTTCTAATGGCCTGTTGACCCACCATAGTACGCTGAGTTCAGTTACTGTTGCCCCTCACTACTCATCTTCTGGTCAAGCTGTTTCCTCTAATGTACCTAATGCTCCAAGTCAAGCTGAGGTACCCATTAAGCTTCAATTTGGTCTGTTTTCTGGTCCATCCTTGATACCATCACCTGTACCTGCCATACAGATTGGTTCTATACAGATGCCACTGCATCTGCATCCACAAGTTGGTGCACCCCTCTCACACATGCATCCATCGCAGCCtcctttgtttcaatttggccAGCTAAGATATACTTCTCCCATATCACAAGGTATAATGCCTCTTGGTCCTCAATCAATGTCATTTGTTCAGCCAAATATACCATCCAGTTTCTCTTACAATCGTAACCCTGGAGGTCAAATGCCAGTTCAAAATGCTCCAGAAACTTCTGATTCctttataaaaaatgagattaGGCATCATTCTGTTGACAGCCAACCAGGTAATTCAAGAAACTTATCACAAGGTTCACTGCCAAGTGAGAATGCAGAAAATATTGCTGGAATAAAGCAGGGTCGAATTGAGTCTTCCCATGTTCATAATAATAGCAGTAGAACTTCTACTAGTTTCCAATTGGATAAGCGGGGGAATCAAAATGTAGTTGGAAAGAGAAGCAATATTTCATCCAGTGCAAAAGAATCAGAAGTTCAGCCTGTCACTAGAGATGCATCATATAATCCAGTTTCAAAAGAGAATTTTATGGAGTCAAAAACACAATTTGGTGGCAGGGGAAAGAGATATGTCTTTACTGTAAAAAATTCAAACCCAAGATCATCTGGTCCAGCTCCAAGGGTTAATCGCCCAGACTCTGGAGGATTTATGAGGAGGCCTCGTCGGAATATGCAGCGCACTGAGTTTCGAGTTCGGGAAAATGCTGACAAGAGGCAGTCTACTAGTTCCGTTTTGACTGATCAGTTTGGATTGGATAATAAGTCAAATATCAACGGAAGGGGAGCAGGCATATCTGGAAGGACTGTACCTAGGAAGGCTATGTCCAATAAATTGGGAAAACAGACGGTAGAGTTAGCTACAGAAAATTCACAAGGAATGGATTCTGGAAGCAGAGGTGAAAAGGTTGATGGAAAAGAATCAACGAAGACTCAGGGCTTCTCGCATTCTGGACAGAGTAATCTCAAAAGGAACTTGTGTTCTGAGGAAGACGTTGATGCTCCATTGCAAAGTGGAATTATACGTGTGTTTGAGCAACCTGGAATTGAAGCTCCTAGTGATGAAGATGACTTTATAGAAGTAAGGTCAAAGAGGCAAATGTTAAATGATCGACGAGaacagagagagaaagaaatcaAGGCCAAGTCTCGGGTTGCAAAG GCGCAACGGAGACCCCGTTCAGGTTCGCAAAGTGTTGTGGCTGTGGCCAATTCTACCAAAGGATCCATAGCTGGAGTTGAAGTGGCAAATAGTCTCCATGCTGATTTTGTTGCTGCTGATGTGTTGGGAATGACAAAAATGGATGCCTCATCTGGATTTAATTCAAGTTTATTGTCCCAAGCATTACCTCCAATAGGCACACCACCTCCTTTGAAAATTGATACCCAGCCTGATTTAAGATCACAGATAAGCAG GTCACATCAGACAAGTCTCCCAGCAGTTTCTGGTGGTGAAAAGGACCCGGGTTCTGGTGTgatatttgaaaataagaacAAGGTTCTAGATAATGTTCAGACATCTTTGGGCTCTTGGGGTAATGCACAAATCAGTCAACAG GTAATGGCACTTACACAGACACAACTTGATGAGGCTATGAAGCCTCAACAGTTTGATTCACAGGCTTCTGTTGGCAATATGACTGGTGCTGTTGATGAACCCAGTTTGCCAACATCATCCATTTTGACAAAGGAGAAAACCTTTTCGTCTGCATCCAGCCCAATTAATTCCTTGCTTGCTGGAGAGAAAATTCAGTTTG GGGCAGTAACATCTCCGACTGTTCTTCCATCTAGCAGCCGTGTTGTGTCTCATGGCATTGGTCGACCTCGATCATCTAGATCAGACATGCAAATGTCCCACAATCTTACTGCATCTGATAACGATTGCAGTCTTTTCTTTGATAAAGAGAAACATGGTAATGAATCTCATGGTCACTTAGAAGATCATGATGCAGAAGCTGAAGCTGAAGCAGCTGCTTCAGCTGTTGCTGTTGCTGCCATTAGTAGTGACGAGATTGTTGGAAATGGATTGGGTGCTTGTTCTGTCCCTGCTTCAGATGGTAAAAGTTTTGTAGCTGCAGATATTGATAGGGTAGTAGCAG GAGTAGGTTGTGAGCAGCAATCAGCTAATCAATCTAGATCTGAGGAGCCTCTTAGCGTATCTCTTCCAGCAGATTTATCTGTTGAGACTCCGCCAATTTCCTTGTGGCCTCCCTTACCAAGTACCCAAAATTCTTCGGGTCAAATGATTTCGCATTTTCCTTCTGTCCCTCCTCATTTTCCTTCAGGccctccttctcattttccTTTCTATGAAATGAATCCTATGATGGGTGGTCCTGTCTTTGCTTTTGGACCTCATGATGAGTCTGCATCTACAACACAGTCACAGCCTCAAAAAAGTACTACATCAGCATCAAGGCCAATTGGGAGCTGGCAACAGTGCCATTCTGGTGTGGAATCTTTTTATGGACCTCCAACAGGGTTCACTGGGCCTTTTATTGCTCCTCCTGGAGGCATTCCAGGAGTCCAGGGGCCACCACACATGGTTGTTTATAACCATTTTGCTCCTGTTGGGCAATTTGGTCAAGTTGGCTTGAGTTTCATGGGAACCACTTATATACCCTCTGGAAAGCAGCCTGATTGGAAACACATCCCTACATCATCTGCTGTGGGAGCTGGTGAAGGCGATATGAACAGTATGAATATGGCATCTTCATTGCGGAATCCTGCTAACATGCCTTCTCCAATTCAACATCTTGCTCCTGGTTCACCACTTATGCCAATGGCTTCTCCTGTGGCTATGTTTGATGTTTCTCCTTTCCAG CCCTCTACTGAGATGTCAGTACAAGCTCGATGGCCGCATGTTCCTAATTCACAACTTCCTCTGTCAATCCCATTGCAGCAACAAGAAGGGGTACAAACTTCTCAGTTTAGCCATGTTCCTTCTGTTGACCAGCCGCTAAATGCCAAAAGGTTTACTAGTTCTCGAGCTTCAACATCTTCTGATGGGGATAGGAATTTTCCTAGAGCTGCTGATGTGAATGTCAACCAATTGCCTGATGAACTTGGATTGGTggacaattcaaatttcactgcTACCAAGACTTCAGCACAGACTGTTGTCATCAAGACTCCATCCGTGATCCCCATTACAGATACTGTGAAGGTTGATGTTCAGAATGGCAATAGCAGCAGTAGTAATAACAACCAGAACGCAAGTTCTTCTTTCAAGAATCAGCCCTCACAATCTGACCATTCCTCAGGACATGGTAATTATCAGAGAGGTGGTGTTTCTCAGAGAAATAATTCTGGGGGCGAATGGTCCCATCGTAGAGTGTACCAAGGAAGAAATCAATCTCTGGGATCAGATAAGAACTTTTCCTCAACAAAGGTAAAGCAAATATATGTGGCTAAACAGACCATTAGTGGGGCATCAACAGTGTCATGA